One part of the Vicugna pacos chromosome 20, VicPac4, whole genome shotgun sequence genome encodes these proteins:
- the CCDC167 gene encoding coiled-coil domain-containing protein 167, which yields MTKKKRENLGVAVEIDGLEEKLSQCRRDLEAVNSRLYGAELSPEARRSLEKEKNSLMNKASNYEKELKLLRQENQKNTLLSVAIFILLTLVYAYWTM from the exons ATGACTAAAAAGAAGCGGGAGAATCTGGGCGTCGCTGTAGAG ATTGATGGGTTGGAAGAGAAGCTGTCACAGTGTCGGAGAGACCTGGAGGCTGTCAACTCCAGGCTCTATGGGGCGGAGCTGAGCCCAGAGGCCAG GAGGTCTctggagaaggagaaaaacagcCTGATGAACAAAGCCTCCAACTATG AGAAGGAGCTAAAGTTGCTTCGGCAGGAGAACCAGAAGAACACACTGCTCTCTGTGGCCATCTTCATCCTCCTGACTCTTGTCTATGCCTACTGGACCATGTAA